The Arvicanthis niloticus isolate mArvNil1 chromosome 2, mArvNil1.pat.X, whole genome shotgun sequence genome includes a window with the following:
- the LOC117703660 gene encoding uncharacterized protein LOC117703660, translated as MDVMTFDDLHVDFTPEEWALLDPSQKSLYKDVMLETYRNLTTIGYVWEDYSIGEHFQSSRRHGRHEISGTGEQPSEITHCGKAFEYQSHTQRHERTHNGERPYKCNQCGKAFVRRNDLKNHERTHTGEKPFECNECGKAFVRSSYLRSHKQAHSGQKPYECNQCGKAFIARSALKYHKRTHTGEKPYECNQCGKAFAGSSGLKYHKRTHTGEKPYECNQCGKAFTGGVALKYHKTTHTGEKPYECNQCGKAFAVRTELQIHKRTHTGEKPYECNQCGKAFVQRGHLRKHKQTHTGQKPYECNQCGKTFAVSSGLQYHKRTHTGEKPYECTECGKAFAGVAALKYHKRTHTGEKPYECDQCGKAFAGSSDLKIHKRTHTGEKPYECTECGRAFAGVTAFQYHKRTHTGEKPYECDQCGKAFAGSSDLKIHKRTHTGEKMD; from the exons ATG GATGTAATGACCTTTGATGACTTGCATGTGGACTTCACTCCAGAAGAGTgggctttgctggatccttctcagaagagtctctacaaagatgtgatgttGGAGACCTATAGGAATCTCACAACTATAG GCTACGTTTGGGAAGACTATTCTATTGGTGAACATTTTCAAAGTTCTAGAAGACATGGAAG GCATGAAATAAGTGGTACTGGAGAGCAACCCTCTGAGATTACTCATTGTGGTAAAGCTTTTGAATATCAGAGTCATACTCAAAGGCATGAAAGAACTCATAATGGAGAGAGACCCTATAAATGTaaccaatgtggcaaagcctttgtaCGAAGAAATGATCTCAAAaatcatgaaagaacacatacaggagagaaaccttttgAGTGTAacgaatgtggtaaagcttttgtACGAAGCAGTTATCTCCGAAGCCATAAACAAGCACATTCAGgacagaaaccctatgaatgtaaccaatgtggtaaagcctttataGCAAGAAGTGCTCtgaaatatcataaaagaacccatactggagagaaaccctatgaatgtaaccaatgtggtaaagcctttgcggGAAGCAGTGgtctcaaatatcataaaagaacacatacaggagagaaaccctatgaatgtaaccaatgtggtaaagcttttacaGGAGGTGTTGCTCTCAAATATCATAAGACAACACATACAggggagaaaccctatgaatgtaaccaatgtggtaaagcctttgcagtgAGGACTGaactccaaatacataaaagaacacatactggagagaaaccctatgaatgtaaccagtgtggtaaagcctttgtacAAAGAGGTCATcttagaaaacataaacaaacacatacaggacagaaaccctatgaatgtaaccaatgtggtaaaacctttgcaGTAagcagtggtctccaatatcataaaagaacacatacaggggagaaaccctatgaatgtactgaatgtggtaaagcctttgcaggaGTCGCTGCtctcaaatatcataaaagaacacatactggagagaaaccctatgaatgtgaccaatgtggtaaagcctttgcaggaaGTAGTGaccttaaaatacataaaagaacacatacaggggagaaaccctatgaatgtactGAATGTGGTAGAGCCTTTGCAGGAGTCACTGCtttccaatatcataaaagaacacatactggagagaaaccctatgaatgtgaccaatgtggtaaagcctttgcaggaaGCAGTGaccttaaaatacataaaagaacacatacaggggAGAAAATGGATTAA
- the LOC117703661 gene encoding uncharacterized protein LOC117703661, with protein sequence MDVVTFDDLHVDFTPEEWALLDPSQKSLYKDVMLETYRNLTAIGYVWEDYSIGEHFQSSRRHGRHEISGTGEQPSEITHCGKAYAYQSHTQRHERTHNGERPYKCNQCGKAFVRRNDLKNHERTHTGEKPFECNECGKAFVRSSYLRSHKQAHSGQKPYECNQCGKAFIARSALKYHKRTHTGEKPYECNQCGKAFAGSSGLKYHKRTHTGEKPYECNQCGKAFTGGAALKYHKTTHTGEKPYECNQCGKAFAGRNELQIHKRTHTGEKPYECNQCGKAFVQSSHLKQHKQTHTGQKPYECNQCGKTFAASSGLQCHKRTHTGEKPYECTECGKAFAGGTALKYHKRTHTGEKPYECDQCGKAFAGSSDLKIHKRIHTGEKMD encoded by the exons GATGTAGTGACCTTTGATGACTTGCATGTGGACTTCACTCCTGAAGAGTgggctttgctggatccttctcagaagagtctctacaaagatgtgatgttGGAGACCTATAGGAATCTCACAGCTATAG GCTACGTTTGGGAAGACTATTCTATTGGTGAACATTTTCAAAGTTCTAGAAGACATGGAAG GCATGAAATAAGTGGTACTGGAGAGCAACCCTCTGAGATTACTCATTGTGGTAAAGCTTATGCATATCAGAGTCATACTCAAAGGCATGAAAGAACTCATAATGGAGAGAGACCCTATAAATGTaaccaatgtggcaaagcctttgtaCGAAGAAATGATCTCAAAaatcatgaaagaacacatacaggagagaaaccttttgAGTGTAacgaatgtggtaaagcttttgtACGAAGCAGTTATCTCCGAAGCCATAAACAAGCACATTCAGgacagaaaccctatgaatgtaaccaatgtggtaaagcctttataGCAAGAAGTGCTCtgaaatatcataaaagaacccatactggagagaaaccctatgaatgtaaccaatgtggtaaagcctttgcaggaaGCAGTGgtctcaaatatcataaaagaacacatacaggagagaaaccctatgaatgtaaccagtgtggtaaagcctttacaggAGGTGCTGCTctcaaatatcataaaacaacacatacaggggagaaaccctatgaatgtaaccaatgtggtaaagcctttgcaggaaggaatgaactccaaatacataaaagaacacatactggagagaaaccctatgaatgtaaccagtgtggtaaagcctttgtacAAAGCAGTCATCTCAaacaacataaacaaacacatacaggacagaaaccctatgaatgtaaccaatgtggtaaaacctttgcaGCAAGCAGTggtctccaatgtcataaaagaacacatacaggggagaaaccctatgaatgtaccgaatgtggtaaagcctttgcaggaGGCACTGCtctcaaatatcataaaagaacacatactggagagaaaccctatgaatgtgaccaatgtggtaaagcctttgcaggaaGCAGTGaccttaaaatacataaaagaatacatacaggGGAGAAAATGGATTAA